One segment of Microbacterium arborescens DNA contains the following:
- a CDS encoding HNH endonuclease signature motif containing protein, which produces MAANYGSGEVRCGDSAPPQVLAFARYAEALDLSHAADVARMRALADLGRSALREARRDGVRGMASDMELRSVAAEAAGMARLTDRRLQGEIDHAMTVIDDYPAVFAAWVERRIERGHVDVVVKAGAGLPDEVRGEFAEAAIGVCERDVPSRVRGALDALAARVHPRSFTERHTAAAAERCVRVFHGTDGMSNLVANLPTVIAAGMLDRLTQMGQSVKDARAEGADAAGAGGSGADAAGGAGSEVVPDARTMDQLRADILGDLVLSGAPVVDPTYGTDRAGGLGAIRARVQVAVTAQTLTGDDEHPAEAVGAGLIDADTARQLAAQVSEWDRLFIDPITRTPVEIDTYRPTVAMKKLLTARDQHCRFPGCRRAAIRCELDHTIDYALGGHTHLHNLAHLCQRHHSMKQFTRWDVRQIGGGVLEWTSPLGRVYREDVPTPAVCFTTGTVDPPPDGRTGGAPSHEPPPF; this is translated from the coding sequence ATGGCAGCGAACTACGGGAGCGGCGAGGTGCGATGCGGTGACTCCGCGCCCCCACAGGTGCTCGCGTTCGCGAGGTACGCGGAAGCGCTCGATCTCTCGCATGCCGCGGATGTTGCGCGGATGCGTGCGTTGGCTGACCTGGGCAGGTCGGCGTTGCGGGAGGCCCGGCGCGATGGGGTGCGGGGCATGGCGTCCGACATGGAACTGCGGTCGGTCGCGGCTGAAGCTGCCGGGATGGCGCGGTTGACCGACCGCCGGTTGCAGGGCGAGATCGACCACGCGATGACCGTCATCGATGACTACCCGGCTGTGTTCGCGGCGTGGGTGGAGCGGCGGATCGAACGCGGACACGTCGATGTGGTCGTGAAGGCCGGGGCGGGGCTGCCGGACGAGGTGCGCGGTGAGTTCGCGGAGGCTGCGATCGGCGTGTGCGAGCGGGATGTGCCCTCACGCGTACGGGGCGCGCTGGACGCGTTGGCGGCGCGGGTGCACCCGCGATCGTTCACGGAGCGGCACACGGCTGCGGCGGCGGAGCGGTGCGTGCGGGTGTTCCACGGGACCGACGGGATGTCGAACCTCGTCGCCAACCTGCCCACCGTCATCGCTGCGGGGATGCTTGACCGGCTGACGCAGATGGGACAGTCGGTGAAGGACGCCCGGGCGGAGGGTGCGGATGCTGCGGGGGCTGGCGGTTCGGGCGCGGATGCCGCGGGCGGTGCGGGTTCGGAGGTTGTGCCGGATGCGAGGACGATGGATCAGCTGCGGGCTGACATCCTCGGCGACCTCGTCCTCAGCGGAGCACCCGTGGTCGATCCGACCTACGGGACAGACCGGGCCGGTGGGCTCGGGGCGATCCGCGCACGCGTCCAGGTCGCCGTCACCGCGCAGACCCTGACCGGCGACGACGAGCACCCGGCCGAGGCCGTGGGCGCCGGGTTGATCGATGCCGACACCGCCCGCCAGCTCGCCGCGCAGGTCTCCGAATGGGATCGATTGTTCATCGACCCGATCACCCGCACCCCGGTTGAGATCGACACGTACCGGCCCACCGTCGCGATGAAGAAGCTCCTCACCGCCCGAGACCAGCACTGCCGGTTCCCCGGATGCCGCAGAGCCGCGATCCGGTGCGAACTCGACCACACCATCGACTACGCCCTCGGCGGGCACACCCACCTCCACAACCTCGCCCACCTGTGCCAGCGGCACCATTCGATGAAGCAATTCACGAGATGGGACGTGCGGCAGATCGGCGGCGGGGTCCTCGAATGGACCTCGCCCCTGGGGCGGGTCTACCGCGAAGACGTACCGACGCCGGCCGTGTGCTTCACCACCGGCACGGTGGACCCGCCACCGGATGGCCGGACCGGCGGAGCGCCGTCGCACGAACCACCACCCTTCTGA
- a CDS encoding sigma-70 family RNA polymerase sigma factor, with protein MASSDDNEPRTPTAAASDDELVERARNHDERAYGELWLRHSAAAHAVARAYSSLDPDDVVAEAFARILSAIRRGGGPSMGFRPYLLTSVRNVAHKWGAQQQQVYATDLEDAADETAPDAEWSTIAGFDSSAVASAFATLPTRWQEALWYSEVDGLKPRQFAPLLGLAPNAASALVVRARRGFRDAWVSAQLRRADNEECRETLELLGAHSRSGLSRRDTRRVEQHLSTCEGCALAWVEARDVSSRLALVLVPLVVGIPAAASYTAWTQSGAAQVATFALGPAGATGATGGTGAGITTSTPRGTTTGAPTSRRAARSATRSGWRRPLFVVVAAVAAAGTAIAVTLPLTEPTTAPPRATGSEPHPHRTSSDARAAGAVSESPTSEAPPVAEPPAQPPHDATPDAHERSAPSPRLIPAPNAPSVPSSPRPQADATASPNSPVDTGTSEHTPTPTPTPNPTPTPGTSQPPVVTAPAAPTMTVDSSAGPSVYPLISGTATPGAVVEVIDENGTVWARTEADADGAWTASDLSGGRDQTDAAAYLPPGRHALSARQRVDGQLSSLCPPAAVTVSPPPTFTAPLASSSVPASGFDIGVTGQPNLVVQRARVDDAAPWRDDLMRLDADGTFVSRYMVPAPGPVTLAVRYIDPATGRFGPPSFVSFTTF; from the coding sequence TTGGCGTCTTCCGACGACAACGAGCCGCGCACACCGACCGCCGCAGCGTCCGATGACGAGCTCGTCGAGCGCGCCCGGAATCATGATGAACGCGCCTACGGCGAGCTCTGGCTGCGCCACTCGGCCGCCGCTCACGCCGTCGCTCGCGCATACTCGTCGCTCGATCCCGATGATGTCGTCGCTGAGGCGTTCGCCCGCATCCTGTCCGCCATCCGGCGCGGTGGCGGGCCTTCGATGGGGTTCCGACCGTACCTGTTGACGTCGGTCCGCAACGTCGCCCACAAGTGGGGCGCGCAGCAGCAGCAGGTGTACGCCACCGACCTGGAGGATGCCGCCGACGAGACGGCTCCCGACGCCGAATGGTCGACGATCGCGGGCTTCGACTCGAGCGCTGTCGCGTCGGCGTTCGCGACCCTCCCCACCCGCTGGCAGGAAGCCCTCTGGTACAGCGAGGTCGACGGTCTGAAGCCGCGCCAGTTCGCACCGCTGCTCGGTCTCGCCCCGAACGCGGCATCCGCTCTTGTCGTGCGCGCACGGCGCGGTTTCCGCGATGCGTGGGTGTCGGCGCAGCTCCGCCGCGCCGACAACGAGGAGTGCCGCGAGACCCTCGAACTGCTCGGGGCGCATTCGCGATCGGGCCTGTCGCGGCGCGACACGCGGCGCGTCGAGCAGCACCTCTCGACGTGCGAGGGATGCGCGCTCGCCTGGGTCGAGGCACGCGACGTCTCATCGCGGCTGGCGCTCGTGCTCGTTCCCCTCGTGGTCGGCATCCCGGCTGCCGCGTCGTACACGGCGTGGACGCAGTCGGGTGCTGCGCAGGTCGCGACCTTCGCCCTCGGCCCCGCAGGTGCGACGGGCGCGACCGGCGGCACCGGCGCCGGCATCACCACCAGCACCCCGCGCGGCACCACCACGGGCGCACCGACCTCACGACGAGCCGCACGATCCGCCACGCGGTCGGGATGGCGTCGTCCCCTGTTCGTCGTCGTCGCTGCCGTCGCCGCGGCGGGAACGGCGATCGCCGTCACCCTGCCGCTCACCGAACCGACGACTGCTCCCCCGCGGGCGACCGGGTCAGAGCCGCACCCGCACCGCACATCGTCCGACGCGCGCGCGGCCGGCGCTGTGTCTGAGAGCCCGACCTCCGAGGCGCCCCCGGTCGCCGAACCGCCTGCGCAGCCGCCGCACGACGCGACCCCTGACGCGCACGAGCGCTCTGCGCCCAGCCCTCGCCTCATCCCCGCGCCGAACGCTCCCTCGGTCCCGAGCTCGCCTCGACCGCAGGCAGACGCTACGGCTTCACCGAACTCTCCCGTCGATACCGGCACCTCGGAGCACACCCCGACCCCCACCCCGACGCCGAACCCCACCCCGACTCCCGGCACCTCGCAGCCGCCCGTCGTCACCGCGCCCGCCGCGCCGACGATGACGGTCGACAGCAGCGCCGGGCCGAGCGTCTACCCGCTGATCTCGGGCACGGCGACCCCCGGCGCGGTCGTCGAGGTCATCGACGAGAACGGCACGGTCTGGGCCCGCACCGAGGCAGACGCCGACGGCGCGTGGACGGCATCCGACCTCTCGGGCGGACGCGACCAGACGGATGCCGCGGCCTACCTGCCCCCGGGCCGGCATGCGCTGTCGGCACGGCAGCGCGTCGACGGGCAGCTCTCGTCGCTCTGCCCGCCCGCCGCTGTGACGGTGTCGCCGCCACCGACGTTCACCGCTCCCCTCGCGAGCTCGTCGGTGCCGGCATCCGGGTTCGACATCGGCGTGACGGGTCAGCCGAACCTGGTGGTCCAGCGCGCCCGTGTCGACGACGCCGCACCTTGGCGCGACGACCTGATGCGCCTCGACGCCGACGGGACCTTCGTGTCGCGATACATGGTGCCGGCACCCGGCCCGGTGACGCTCGCGGTGCGATACATCGATCCCGCCACGGGCCGCTTCGGTCCGCCGTCGTTCGTGTCGTTCACCACGTTCTGA
- a CDS encoding SulP family inorganic anion transporter, translated as MTAVTPARDSAARYRIEPTVLQALRSPRLLTREVLAGLVVALALIPEAIAFSIIAGVDPRVGLFSSFIMAVAIAFLGGRPAMITAATGAIALVIAPVARDHGVDYLIATVLLGGAIQIVLAVLGVAKLMRFIPRSVMVGFVNALAILIFLAQLPQLFGDGIPWLVWPLVAAGLVILVVLPRLTKVIPAPLVTIVLLTAAVVAFGWQVPTVGDQGELPSSLPALFVPDVPLTLDTLRIIAPYALAMAVVGLLESLMTAKLVDDITDTRSRKTREALGQGAANILSGAFGGMGGCAMIGQTMINVKASGARTRISTFLAGVFLLILVLVLGDVVAIMPMAALVAVMIMVTVATFDWHSIRPATLRRMPKSETAVMVITVVATVWTHNLAVGVILGVIAAMVMFARRVAHFVTVTRTLASAGDEPVARYEVDGELFFASSNDLTTQFAYADDPARIIIDMSRSHVWDASTVAALDAVVNKYERHGKTVTIEGLNATASALHGRLTGNVGAS; from the coding sequence GTGACCGCCGTCACCCCCGCCCGCGACAGCGCCGCGCGCTACCGCATCGAACCCACCGTCCTGCAGGCTCTGCGCAGCCCCCGGCTCCTGACCCGCGAGGTGTTGGCGGGACTCGTCGTCGCCCTCGCGCTCATTCCCGAGGCGATCGCGTTCTCGATCATCGCCGGAGTGGACCCCCGGGTCGGGCTCTTCTCGTCGTTCATCATGGCGGTCGCGATCGCCTTCCTCGGCGGCCGTCCGGCGATGATCACGGCCGCGACCGGTGCGATCGCCCTCGTCATCGCGCCGGTGGCGCGTGACCACGGCGTCGACTACCTCATCGCCACCGTCCTGCTCGGCGGCGCGATCCAGATCGTGCTGGCGGTGCTCGGCGTCGCGAAGCTCATGCGATTCATTCCGCGCTCGGTGATGGTGGGCTTCGTCAACGCGCTCGCGATCCTCATCTTCCTCGCGCAGCTTCCTCAGCTCTTCGGCGACGGCATCCCGTGGCTCGTCTGGCCGCTCGTCGCCGCGGGGCTCGTCATCCTCGTCGTGTTGCCGCGGCTGACGAAGGTGATCCCGGCGCCGCTCGTCACGATCGTGCTGCTCACCGCGGCGGTCGTGGCGTTCGGCTGGCAGGTGCCGACGGTCGGCGACCAGGGGGAGCTGCCGTCGAGCCTGCCCGCGCTCTTCGTGCCCGACGTTCCGCTGACGCTCGACACGCTGCGCATCATCGCTCCTTATGCGCTCGCGATGGCGGTCGTGGGGCTGCTCGAATCGCTCATGACGGCCAAGCTCGTCGACGACATCACCGACACCCGCTCGCGCAAGACCCGCGAGGCGCTCGGACAGGGGGCCGCGAACATCCTCTCCGGCGCGTTCGGCGGCATGGGCGGGTGCGCCATGATCGGCCAGACGATGATCAACGTGAAGGCGTCGGGGGCGCGCACGCGCATCTCGACCTTCCTCGCCGGTGTCTTCCTCCTGATCCTCGTGCTCGTCCTGGGCGACGTCGTCGCGATCATGCCGATGGCTGCGCTCGTGGCGGTCATGATCATGGTCACGGTGGCGACCTTCGACTGGCACAGCATCCGGCCCGCGACCCTCCGGCGGATGCCGAAGAGCGAGACAGCCGTCATGGTCATCACGGTCGTCGCCACGGTGTGGACCCACAACCTCGCCGTCGGCGTCATCCTCGGCGTCATCGCTGCGATGGTGATGTTCGCCCGACGCGTCGCGCATTTCGTGACGGTCACCCGAACTCTCGCCTCGGCCGGTGACGAGCCGGTGGCGCGTTACGAGGTCGACGGTGAACTCTTCTTCGCGTCGAGCAACGACCTGACCACGCAGTTCGCCTACGCCGACGACCCCGCGCGCATCATCATCGACATGAGCCGGTCGCACGTCTGGGACGCCTCGACGGTGGCCGCGCTCGACGCTGTCGTGAACAAGTACGAGCGGCACGGCAAGACCGTGACGATCGAGGGTCTCAACGCCACGGCATCCGCTCTGCACGGACGCCTCACCGGCAACGTCGGCGCGTCCTGA
- a CDS encoding MerR family transcriptional regulator, protein MANRDEVTMRIGEVTERTELSFRTLRHYDEIGLVTPSARTEGGFRLYTEDDIARILLIRRMKPLGYSLDEMRELLDVVEALAAAPDDVELRDRLDSIRAGAAERREKLTRQVAMADEFLEQLSDI, encoded by the coding sequence ATGGCGAATCGCGATGAGGTCACCATGCGCATCGGAGAGGTGACCGAGCGGACCGAACTGTCGTTCCGCACGCTCCGGCACTACGACGAGATCGGCCTCGTCACCCCGTCGGCACGCACCGAGGGTGGCTTCCGCCTCTACACCGAGGACGACATCGCCCGAATCCTGTTGATCCGGCGCATGAAGCCCCTCGGCTACAGCCTCGACGAGATGCGCGAACTCCTCGACGTCGTCGAAGCCCTCGCGGCCGCACCCGACGACGTCGAGCTGCGCGACCGCCTGGACTCGATCCGCGCGGGCGCCGCCGAGCGTCGCGAGAAACTGACCCGCCAGGTCGCGATGGCCGACGAATTCCTCGAGCAGCTCAGCGACATCTGA
- a CDS encoding SDR family NAD(P)-dependent oxidoreductase: MDLHSLFGLSGRRALVTGGSSGIGRGIARALAAAGAEVIVAARGSDRVDETVEEIRMEGGLAAGIVADLSSRAGCHELADRAGDIGILVNSAGINIRPPLAELDEQSWDATMAVNLDAPFILGQRLAPGMIERGYGRIISISSQQASRAFASSGAYGASKAALEGLARSQAEAWSASGVTSNVLVPGFVLTRLNERLASDPDVVTALAARTFVGRNGRADDFAAAAIFLAGPSSAYVTGQAIAVDGGFSVH, from the coding sequence ATGGATCTGCACAGTCTCTTCGGGCTCTCCGGCCGACGCGCCCTCGTGACGGGCGGGAGCTCGGGCATCGGCCGCGGGATCGCCCGGGCGTTGGCCGCGGCCGGCGCCGAGGTCATCGTCGCGGCACGCGGATCGGACCGCGTCGACGAGACCGTCGAAGAGATCCGCATGGAGGGCGGACTCGCGGCGGGGATCGTCGCCGACCTCTCGTCCCGCGCCGGCTGCCACGAGCTCGCCGATCGGGCCGGCGACATCGGCATCCTCGTCAACTCGGCGGGCATCAACATCCGCCCTCCCCTGGCAGAACTCGACGAGCAGTCCTGGGATGCCACGATGGCGGTCAACCTCGACGCCCCCTTCATCCTCGGCCAGCGGCTCGCGCCCGGGATGATCGAGCGCGGTTACGGCCGGATCATCTCGATCAGCTCGCAGCAGGCGAGCCGCGCGTTCGCGTCGAGCGGTGCCTACGGCGCGTCGAAGGCCGCCCTCGAAGGCCTCGCCCGGTCGCAGGCGGAGGCGTGGTCGGCATCCGGGGTGACGTCGAACGTGCTGGTCCCGGGCTTCGTCCTCACCCGGCTCAACGAACGGCTCGCGAGCGATCCCGACGTGGTCACCGCTCTCGCGGCCCGCACCTTCGTCGGACGCAACGGGCGGGCCGACGATTTCGCTGCCGCAGCGATCTTCCTCGCCGGACCGAGCTCGGCGTACGTCACCGGTCAGGCGATCGCCGTCGACGGCGGGTTCTCGGTCCACTGA
- a CDS encoding MarR family winged helix-turn-helix transcriptional regulator: MTLQGETSSASAVLDALWAYEAAEGAIRLRLRDSMLVCENDLIALEKLIEAQDCDITLTPSNITQELGISSASTTAMLDRLERSGYLRRQPHPSDRRKVFVTLGDRPVESLRRSGSDVQHRVEDVIADMPAGSAAVLVDFLSRMRVAAEAA, translated from the coding sequence ATGACACTGCAGGGTGAGACATCGTCGGCGTCGGCAGTCCTCGATGCGCTGTGGGCCTACGAGGCCGCGGAGGGAGCCATCCGGCTGCGGCTGCGCGACTCGATGCTGGTCTGCGAGAACGACCTCATCGCACTCGAGAAGCTGATCGAGGCGCAGGACTGCGACATCACCCTCACCCCCTCGAACATCACGCAGGAGCTCGGGATCTCATCCGCGAGCACGACCGCCATGCTCGATCGCCTCGAGCGTTCCGGGTATCTGCGACGGCAGCCGCATCCGTCCGACCGCCGCAAGGTGTTCGTGACGCTCGGCGACCGCCCCGTCGAGAGCCTCCGCCGATCCGGATCCGACGTGCAGCACCGCGTCGAGGACGTCATCGCCGACATGCCCGCCGGGTCCGCCGCCGTTCTCGTCGACTTCCTCTCCCGCATGCGCGTAGCCGCCGAAGCCGCCTGA
- a CDS encoding LuxR family transcriptional regulator — MPRPPLLDEARTAWRRRETETAVRAALAAHDAGDPDGLALACSIGMRGYRADMLAAHRDDVAALPDGVLREGVLAMLQIGTGDLDGAALRILTLAESDEAAESGTIDPLESEGMLLPMLLSYLATGSVASASWVNARRCIDAARAAMAAASAVEGRVPAPAHVPFDLLGLDAMVEQHTKAGDAARRVLTETLAPLRMRNSLSDLHALALVCLGSVDHLSGRLGEAALNLARGARLAPAWRHGVRLHAEVELAFVRVRQGWWRDAAEVVRATAPPSGLIEHDWLEPQALAVHGLLLALRGDMAASRPVLDRAALLCRDTPSFLAQMVITHARIMMAISLSDWAGLRRALEDAAEPGYRHPYRDDEWRMLNSLASWHLGRVDEVRRGVTAWMAQPGSDASPYAWAFVSILAEHDERYAEATTAVDRALGLLTLDHDPLGRAWVRVVAGIHYSLFGARGRPDPRRALAVYEDASAELLELGAVGLARRYDEAVAATTTEMQRGSRGADPTARLTEQQRKVADAVGQGYTSGEIAGLLHLSKRTVDYHVANIMRRLGVSSRREIARVLGGRR, encoded by the coding sequence ATGCCACGACCCCCTCTTCTCGACGAGGCCCGCACCGCGTGGCGACGTCGGGAGACCGAGACCGCCGTCCGCGCCGCGCTCGCCGCGCACGACGCCGGCGATCCCGACGGCCTCGCGCTGGCCTGCTCGATCGGGATGCGGGGCTACCGCGCCGACATGCTCGCCGCCCACCGGGACGATGTGGCCGCTCTGCCCGACGGGGTGCTGCGCGAGGGCGTGCTGGCCATGCTGCAGATCGGCACCGGCGACCTCGACGGCGCCGCGCTCCGCATCCTCACCCTGGCCGAGAGCGATGAGGCTGCCGAGAGCGGCACGATCGACCCGCTGGAGAGCGAGGGGATGCTGCTGCCGATGCTGCTGTCGTACCTCGCGACCGGCAGCGTCGCTTCGGCATCCTGGGTGAACGCGCGGCGGTGCATCGATGCGGCCCGCGCGGCCATGGCCGCGGCATCCGCTGTCGAGGGCCGGGTGCCGGCTCCCGCCCATGTGCCGTTCGACCTGCTCGGACTCGACGCGATGGTCGAGCAGCATACGAAAGCGGGGGATGCCGCCCGCCGCGTGCTCACCGAGACCCTCGCCCCGCTGCGGATGCGTAACAGCCTGTCGGACCTCCACGCGCTCGCCCTCGTGTGCCTCGGCAGCGTCGATCACCTGTCGGGGCGTCTCGGCGAAGCCGCGCTCAACCTCGCCCGCGGAGCCCGGCTCGCGCCCGCCTGGCGGCACGGGGTGCGTCTCCATGCCGAGGTCGAGCTCGCGTTCGTGCGTGTGCGCCAGGGATGGTGGCGCGATGCCGCCGAGGTCGTGCGCGCGACGGCGCCCCCGTCGGGGCTGATCGAGCACGACTGGCTCGAGCCCCAGGCGCTCGCCGTGCACGGGCTGCTGCTCGCGCTCCGAGGCGACATGGCGGCGAGCCGGCCCGTCCTCGACCGGGCCGCGCTGCTGTGCCGCGACACCCCGTCGTTCCTCGCGCAGATGGTCATCACCCACGCGCGCATCATGATGGCGATCTCGCTGAGCGACTGGGCCGGACTGCGTCGTGCCCTCGAGGACGCCGCGGAGCCCGGGTACCGGCATCCGTACCGCGACGACGAATGGCGGATGCTGAACTCGCTCGCCTCGTGGCATCTCGGCCGTGTCGATGAGGTCAGGCGCGGCGTCACCGCATGGATGGCGCAACCGGGGTCGGATGCGAGCCCGTACGCCTGGGCCTTCGTCTCGATCCTCGCCGAGCACGACGAGCGCTACGCCGAGGCGACGACCGCCGTCGACCGCGCCCTCGGGCTGCTGACGCTCGACCACGACCCCTTGGGGCGGGCATGGGTGCGCGTCGTCGCCGGCATCCACTACAGCCTCTTCGGTGCTCGGGGACGGCCGGATCCGCGGCGCGCGCTCGCCGTCTACGAAGACGCCAGCGCCGAACTGCTGGAGCTCGGCGCGGTCGGTCTCGCGCGTCGCTACGACGAGGCCGTCGCCGCGACGACGACCGAGATGCAGCGCGGGTCACGGGGCGCCGACCCGACCGCGCGACTGACCGAACAGCAGCGCAAGGTGGCCGACGCGGTGGGACAGGGCTACACGAGCGGTGAGATCGCCGGGCTGCTGCACCTGTCGAAACGGACGGTCGACTACCACGTGGCCAACATCATGCGCCGCCTGGGGGTGTCGAGCCGCCGCGAGATCGCGCGCGTTCTCGGCGGCAGGCGCTGA
- a CDS encoding PQQ-binding-like beta-propeller repeat protein: protein MGGPSERTDRTARRAVGVALVAVTALLVSGCTGAQPEEAFSPRWETTFDVTTRVVASGDGVVIVASEQGQTLAALNTRNGGTRWSLPFAPMPSAVTVRGDVVTVQQRLESGVHVSAVSASTGNPMWNRTANGGSVIGAFSDGRVATMRDDAVSITDVANVRTAEPWMPQKSCSVGDAELSPGKEPWLAVLEVCDEEPSHLVRLDDSLREVWRSPTATATRFDFIDGLAAASDDGANLWIVGDDGTLVQTLSGSIPPGTDVVHRTFENDVVAVSGSGELHPTAGYLRVKNASDLAVLSVVRAGDGPDTAFATVVGRAGELTPLTGDDYLLSRQVGGATVLTLWRWQTGGPPPDDIRSWPGSFAVHAGSAGRLTATAVGDPGDLDFALVDDAAGARFATVHAAALATAASARTAFELTRSPDDTTDDTTDDTAGAAPDATPDAAATVRRADGTITAVRGSCLVSVRLDAAPLAADDEATLLDAIFTAETTGACDE, encoded by the coding sequence GTGGGCGGACCCTCGGAGCGCACGGATCGCACCGCTCGCCGGGCCGTCGGCGTCGCTCTCGTCGCGGTCACGGCTCTGCTCGTCTCGGGCTGCACCGGCGCACAGCCCGAAGAGGCGTTCTCACCACGCTGGGAGACGACGTTCGACGTGACGACCCGGGTGGTGGCATCCGGCGACGGAGTCGTCATCGTCGCCTCGGAACAGGGGCAGACGCTCGCGGCGCTGAACACGCGCAACGGCGGCACGAGGTGGAGCCTGCCGTTCGCCCCGATGCCTTCTGCCGTCACGGTGCGCGGCGATGTCGTGACGGTGCAGCAGCGGCTCGAATCGGGCGTGCACGTCTCGGCGGTGAGCGCATCGACCGGCAACCCGATGTGGAATCGCACCGCGAACGGCGGCTCTGTGATCGGCGCGTTCTCCGATGGCCGGGTCGCCACGATGCGTGACGACGCCGTGTCGATCACCGATGTGGCGAACGTCCGCACAGCCGAGCCGTGGATGCCGCAGAAGTCGTGCTCCGTGGGAGACGCCGAGCTCTCACCCGGCAAAGAGCCATGGTTGGCGGTTCTCGAGGTGTGCGACGAAGAGCCGTCTCACCTCGTCCGTTTGGATGATTCCCTGCGAGAGGTTTGGCGTTCGCCGACCGCGACCGCGACCCGGTTCGACTTCATCGACGGCCTCGCGGCGGCGAGCGACGACGGGGCGAACCTGTGGATCGTCGGCGACGACGGCACGCTCGTCCAGACGCTCTCCGGCTCGATCCCGCCCGGCACGGACGTGGTGCACCGCACCTTCGAGAACGACGTCGTCGCGGTGTCCGGCTCGGGTGAACTGCATCCGACTGCGGGCTACCTGCGCGTGAAAAACGCGTCTGATCTCGCCGTGCTGAGCGTGGTCCGCGCCGGCGACGGGCCCGACACGGCGTTCGCGACGGTCGTCGGCCGCGCCGGTGAGCTCACCCCGCTGACGGGTGACGACTACCTGCTCTCACGCCAGGTCGGCGGCGCGACGGTATTGACGCTGTGGCGCTGGCAGACAGGCGGCCCGCCGCCCGACGACATCCGCTCGTGGCCCGGCAGCTTCGCGGTCCACGCCGGTTCCGCCGGACGCCTGACGGCGACAGCGGTCGGCGACCCAGGCGATCTCGACTTCGCCCTCGTCGACGATGCCGCCGGTGCACGCTTCGCCACGGTTCACGCCGCCGCCCTCGCGACCGCCGCGTCGGCGCGTACGGCGTTCGAGCTGACGAGATCGCCCGACGACACGACCGACGACACGACCGACGACACGGCGGGCGCCGCACCTGACGCCACACCGGATGCCGCGGCGACCGTCCGTCGCGCAGACGGAACGATCACCGCGGTCCGCGGCTCGTGCCTGGTGTCCGTGCGTCTGGACGCAGCGCCCCTCGCCGCCGACGATGAGGCGACTCTCCTCGACGCGATCTTCACCGCAGAGACCACGGGAGCCTGCGATGAGTGA